The Arachis hypogaea cultivar Tifrunner chromosome 16, arahy.Tifrunner.gnm2.J5K5, whole genome shotgun sequence genome contains a region encoding:
- the LOC112758334 gene encoding pentatricopeptide repeat-containing protein At1g03560, mitochondrial, protein MRSSSRILVKLLKRHSHTATLSSRFSTPPPHEVVEPFYDLSDVVVSASRDPPSPSPWLPQIVSLLDDSPSMESNLTSFCNKFLITLSPNFVSHTVRSLTNQPHLATRFFHWAHSQPNYSRSLHSYVSLIETLSFSSSFDSTIFQNILEEFKCRKFKLTAAAVNSLLRSFAAVGMVEELLWMWRKMKEDGLEPSLYNFNSLMNGLVNAGMVESAVKVFEAMREVNVRPDLVSYNTVIKGYCKVGKTRKALEMIREMEAGDDGGNVGPDKVSYMTAMQACYGEGDVDCCVRLYHEMKEKGLVVPPYAYSLVVCGLCRQGKVVEGLNVFEEMRRNSCGANKAVYTALIDGYAKTGNVDGAMRLFERMRQEGIKPDEVTYGAIVNGLCKGGRVEEALGYLEFCKENGVAVNALFYSSLIDGLGKAGRVDEAEKLFYEMVDNACPPDSYCYNALIDGWCKGGRIDEALTLFKRMEEEGCEQTVYTYTILISELFKVHRNEEALKLWDMMIDKGITPNVACFRSLSIGLCLSGKVARACKILDELAPMGIVLETAYEDMINVLCKAGRVKEACKLADGIVDRGREIPGKIRTLMINALRKAGNADLAIRLMHSKIGIGYDRMRSVKKRVKFRTLIDS, encoded by the coding sequence ATGAGAAGCAGCAGCAGAATACTTGTAAAGCTCCTCAAACGACATTCACACACTGCCACGTTATCATCACGATTCTCCACTCCCCCTCCCCACGAAGTTGTCGAACCCTTCTATGACCTCTCAGACGTCGTCGTTTCAGCCTCCCGTGACCCTCCTTCCCCATCCCCATGGCTCCCCCAAATCGTCTCCCTCCTCGACGATTCCCCTTCCATGgaatccaacctcacctccttcTGCAACAAATTCCTCATCACTCTCTCCCCCAACTTTGTCTCCCATACCGTCCGCTCCCTCACCAACCAACCCCACCTCGCCACGCGCTTCTTCCACTGGGCTCACTCTCAACCTAACTATTCCCGCTCCCTCCATTCCTACGTCTCTCTCATCGAAACCCTCTCCTTTTCTTCATCGTTTGATTCAACTATTTTCCAAAACATTCTAGAAGAATTCAAGTGCCGAAAGTTTAAATTAACTGCTGCCGCCGTTAATTCCTTGCTCAGGAGCTTTGCTGCGGTTGGCATGGTGGAGGAGCTGTTGTGGATGTGGCGGAAGATGAAGGAGGATGGCCTTGAGCCGAGTTTGTATAATTTCAATTCGTTGATGAACGGATTGGTTAATGCCGGTATGGTGGAATCGGCGGTTAAGGTTTTCGAGGCGATGAGGGAGGTTAATGTGAGACCGGATTTGGTTAGTTACAATACGGTTATTAAAGGGTATTGTAAGGTTGGGAAAACTAGGAAGGCCTTGGAGATGATTAGGGAGATGGAGGCTGGGGATGATGGTGGTAATGTGGGGCCGGATAAGGTTAGTTACATGACGGCTATGCAGGCGTGTTATGGCGAAGGGGATGTGGATTGTTGTGTGAGGCTTTACCATGAGATGAAGGAGAAGGGGTTGGTGGTTCCTCCATATGCTTATAGTTTGGTGGTGTGTGGGCTTTGCAGGCAAGGGAAGGTTGTTGAGGGTCTCAATGTATTTGAAGAGATGAGAAGGAATAGTTGCGGAGCCAATAAGGCGGTGTACACGGCGTTGATTGATGGTTATGCGAAGACTGGGAATGTTGACGGAGCGATGAGGTTGTTTGAGAGGATGAGACAGGAGGGGATTAAACCGGATGAAGTTACTTATGGGGCGATTGTTAATGGTTTGTGTAAGGGTGGGAGAGTGGAGGAAGCTTTGGGTTATTTAGAGTTTTGTAAAGAGAATGGTGTCGCGGTGAATGCGTTATTTTACTCGAGTTTGATTGATGGCCTTGGGAAGGCTGGGAGAGTTGATGAAGCTGAGAAGTTGTTTTATGAGATGGTTGATAACGCGTGCCCCCCGGATTCTTATTGCTATAATGCACTTATCGATGGATGGTGTAAAGGTGGGAGGATTGATGAAGCATTAACACTGTTTAAACGGATGGAGGAGGAAGGTTGCGAGCAGACTGTGTATACGTATACCATACTTATCAGTGAGCTTTTTAAAGTGCACAGGAATGAAGAGGCATTGAAATTATGGGACATGATGATAGATAAGGGCATAACACCAAATGTTGCttgttttaggtctctttcaatCGGACTCTGTCTTTCGGGCAAGGTAGCGAGAGCTTGTAAGATTTTGGATGAGCTGGCACCTATGGGGATTGTTCTTGAAACAGCTTATGAAGACATGATTAACGTGTTGTGCAAAGCTGGCCGAGTGAAGGAAGCCTGCAAGTTAGCTGACGGGATTGTGGACAGAGGTAGAGAAATTCCTGGAAAAATTAGAACATTGATGATCAATGCATTGAGGAAGGCTGGTAATGCAGATTTGGCTATAAGGCTGATGCATAGCAAGATTGGTATTGGGTATGACCGGATGCGTAGTGTTAAAAAGAGAGTGAAGTTCCGAACCCTTATTGACAGCTGA
- the LOC112756807 gene encoding uncharacterized protein, producing MEKRSNDGETRCGEEKQKRRRRGTEKRRPTTRSGEAATRPRRGAATEREKGEKDSTMTTMRGCGGCSGYGLGGCGWLRNRTNAKGISNNVYLLGLLRCGKSCRLRWINYLRPDIKRGKFSKEEEEAILKLHAVLGNRWSAIAARLPGRTDNEIKNFWHTHLKKRIEKSEVHNNGINSSKYSSCSSQIITMPRVVPAIAPSSGSGSAASSFNDGLSSTSRNRSSSSPNIIAGPGFCSAITSSSDDTSGETMGNHNDGSIQLSEEMEFWYNIFIKSGQLS from the exons ATGGAAAAGAGAAGCAACGACGGCGAGACACGGTGTGGAGAAGAGAAGCAGAAACGACGCCGGCGAGGAACGGAGAAGCGGCGACCCACGACGAGGAGCGGAGAAGCGGCGACACGACCACGAAGAGGAGCAGCgacagagagagagaagggagagaaggatTCGACGATGACAACGATGCGGGGCTGTGGGGGCTGCAGTGGCTACGGGCTGGGCGGCTGTGGGTGGCTACg AAACAGAACAAATGCTAAAGGAATATCTAATAATGTGTACTTACTAGGTTTGTTAAGGTGTGGCAAGAGTTGTAGGCTTCGTTGGATAAATTACCTGAGGCCAGATATTAAAAGAGGGAAATTCAGCaaggaagaggaagaggctaTTCTCAAACTACATGCAGTTCTTGGAAATAG GTGGTCTGCGATTGCAGCAAGATTACCGGGTCGTACAGATAATGAAATAAAGAACTTTTGGCACACTCATTTGAAGAAAAGGATTGAGAAAAGTGAAGTGCACAATAATGGCATCAATAGTAGTAAATATTCCTCGTGTTCCTCACAAATCATCACCATGCCAAGAGTAGTACCAGCAATTGCACCAAGTAGTGGTAGTGGTAGTGCTGCTTCTAGCTTCAATGATGGTTTATCCTCAACCTCAAGGAATAGATCAAGTTCATCACCAAATATTATTGCAGGACCAGGATTTTGCAGTGCAATAACATCCTCTTCTGATGATACTTCAGGTGAAACCATGGGAAATCATAACGATGGTTCCATTCAGCTCAGTGAAGAGATGGAATTTTGGTACAATATATTCATCAAATCAGGACAACTATCTTAA
- the LOC112758335 gene encoding protein CHLOROPLAST J-LIKE DOMAIN 1, chloroplastic, which produces MASAVSNALFPNQLTLSHTHTSRHRPQPSPFLLRFHNTWSTRAKLFCSAASAAGAGSSSSNPDGDFNPYEVLGVSPIERFDMIKAAYAKKKKEAEINGDEATASRLEKAYDKLMMAQLTNRKKGVTFGSFKVSKDIKYADKQPILPWGPRFAKSTTNDTRINLAISAVFTAWILVRRSAEYKPLQFLAFAFVYRLFEKLKSFESPATRTYNEEGEDTGEGLRMGKRLLRSLALVFGCVAVSSVGYTIFLNIIEYAGGFIPAALYNSQELVITTSSAVMLYILATYYR; this is translated from the exons ATGGCTTCGGCAGTCTCCAACGCACTTTTCCCTAATCAATTGACTCTCTCACACACCCACACTTCCCGCCACAGACCTCAACCCTCTCCCTTTCTTCTCag GTTCCACAATACATGGAGTACCAGGGCCAAGCTTTTCTGTTCTGCTGCTTCTGCAGCTGGAGCTGGAAGTTCCAGCTCCAATCCTGACGGTGACTTCAACCCTTACGAG GTTCTAGGTGTTAGTCCTATTGAAAGATTTGACATGATCAAGGCTGCATAtgcgaaaaagaagaaggaggctGAGATTAACGGCGACGAAGCTACTGCTTCCCGG TTGGAGAAGGCATATGACAAACTCATGATGGCTCAGTTGACTAATCGGAAAAAGGGTGTGACTTTTGGATCATTTAAG GTTTCGAAGGACATCAAGTATGCTGACAAGCAGCCAATTCTACCTTGGGGGCCAAG GTTTGCTAAATCAACTACAAATGATACACGCATCAACTTGGCAATATCTGCTGTTTTC ACAGCTTGGATCCTTGTTAGGCGGAGTGCTGAATATAAACCTTTGCAATTTTTAGCATTTGCTTTTGTTTATAGGCTATTTGAGAAGTTAAAATCATTTGAATCTCCTGCAACCCGAACATATAAT GAAGAAGGTGAGGATACTGGAGAAGGCCTGCGTATGGGAAAACGATTGCTTCGATCTCTGGCATTGGTGTTTGGTTGTGTAGCTGTGTCATCTGTG GGATACACTATCTTTTTGAACATAATTGAGTATGCAGGTGGTTTTATTCCCGCTGCCCTTTACAACAGCCAG GAGTTGGTAATCACCACTTCATCGGCGGTAATGCTTTATATTTTGGCAACTTATTATAGATAG